In Janthinobacterium rivuli, a single genomic region encodes these proteins:
- a CDS encoding LysR substrate-binding domain-containing protein: MNNLRAVDLNLLVILDALLSERHLSRAAERLHMSQPAVSHALARLRHLLGDPLLLRGKGGFQPTARALELARPLAEALQSVRSVLGGAVFEAATAQRVFRLAMSDYGAALILPRLLRRLRVEAPGIDLAISYASRPAVIAGVQDGEIDLALGVFPQLPEQLHRETLFEETFVCALDPASLADGEMLSLETYLARPHVLVASSEGGMAAEVDAALAQLGQTRRIAVRVPYWTVAPDVVRGTDLILTVAQRALQGSVAQGLALYAAPFAIAPFAFETIRHRRTDGDAGIAWLRAAIAQAAEPG, translated from the coding sequence ATGAATAATCTGCGCGCTGTCGATTTGAACTTGCTGGTGATCCTGGACGCGCTGCTCAGCGAGCGCCATTTGTCGCGCGCGGCCGAGCGCTTGCACATGAGCCAGCCTGCCGTCAGCCATGCGCTGGCCCGCTTGCGCCACTTGCTCGGCGACCCGCTGCTGCTGCGCGGCAAGGGCGGCTTCCAGCCAACGGCGCGCGCCCTGGAATTGGCGCGGCCGCTGGCCGAAGCCTTGCAAAGCGTGCGCTCCGTGCTCGGTGGCGCCGTCTTCGAGGCGGCCACGGCGCAGCGCGTGTTTCGCCTGGCCATGTCGGATTACGGCGCGGCGCTGATCTTGCCCCGTTTGTTGCGGCGCTTGCGCGTGGAAGCGCCCGGCATCGACCTGGCCATCAGCTATGCCAGCCGACCGGCCGTGATCGCTGGCGTGCAGGATGGCGAAATCGACCTGGCGCTGGGCGTGTTCCCGCAATTGCCCGAGCAGTTACACCGTGAAACTTTATTCGAGGAAACGTTCGTGTGCGCGCTGGATCCCGCCAGCCTGGCGGACGGTGAAATGCTGAGCCTGGAAACCTATCTGGCGCGCCCGCACGTGCTGGTGGCGTCCAGCGAAGGCGGCATGGCGGCCGAAGTCGACGCGGCCCTGGCCCAGCTGGGACAGACGCGCCGCATCGCCGTGCGTGTGCCTTACTGGACGGTCGCACCGGATGTCGTGCGGGGGACGGACTTGATCCTGACGGTGGCGCAGCGGGCCTTGCAGGGAAGCGTGGCGCAAGGGCTGGCGCTGTATGCTGCGCCGTTTGCCATCGCGCCGTTTGCGTTTGAAACGATACGGCACCGCCGTACGGACGGCGATGCGGGCATTGCCTGGCTGCGCGCGGCCATCGCCCAGGCCGCCGAGCCAGGCTGA
- a CDS encoding head GIN domain-containing protein: MRTLLALCCAVALGGCAIVINPNDGEVRYADSSGNAIQGSGQVSREVRQVSNISALDIDNMKRIDIKIDVRVGPTASLVIEADSNLQPLIHSDVNGNTLRLWSDTNIRSSNGIHVIYTTPQLKKINISGSGRLVVSGLNGDDFSLEQRGSMKSELSGTVGRFGVSNGGSGSINAAALASGNTDAAQNGSGSIQLGSVRGERINVAVNGSGSISASGAVQRLDANVNGSGDVNLAALRSDVAYLASNGSGDIDVTVQSEVNARASGSGRITVHGDPARRTLSGKRVSIVR, translated from the coding sequence ATGCGTACCTTGCTGGCCCTGTGCTGTGCCGTTGCCCTTGGCGGTTGCGCCATCGTCATCAACCCCAACGATGGCGAAGTGCGCTATGCCGATTCAAGCGGCAATGCCATCCAGGGCAGCGGGCAAGTGAGCCGCGAGGTGCGCCAGGTCAGCAACATCAGCGCGCTCGACATTGACAACATGAAGCGCATCGACATCAAGATCGACGTGCGCGTCGGCCCGACGGCATCGCTGGTGATCGAGGCGGACAGCAATCTGCAACCGCTGATCCATAGCGATGTGAACGGCAATACCCTGCGCCTCTGGAGCGATACGAACATTCGCAGCAGCAATGGCATCCACGTCATCTATACGACGCCGCAATTGAAGAAGATCAATATTTCCGGCTCGGGCCGTCTGGTGGTCAGCGGCCTCAATGGCGATGATTTCAGCCTGGAGCAGCGCGGTTCGATGAAGAGCGAACTGTCGGGCACGGTGGGCCGCTTCGGCGTGAGCAACGGTGGCTCGGGCAGCATCAACGCGGCGGCCCTTGCCAGCGGCAATACGGACGCGGCGCAAAACGGCTCGGGCAGCATCCAGCTGGGCAGCGTGCGCGGCGAGCGCATCAACGTGGCCGTCAACGGCTCGGGCAGCATCAGCGCCAGCGGCGCCGTGCAGCGCCTCGACGCCAACGTGAATGGCTCGGGCGATGTCAACCTGGCGGCCCTGCGCAGCGACGTTGCCTATCTGGCGAGCAACGGTTCCGGCGACATCGACGTCACCGTCCAGAGTGAAGTCAACGCCCGCGCCAGCGGTTCCGGTCGCATCACCGTGCATGGCGATCCGGCCCGCCGCACGTTGTCGGGCAAGCGCGTCAGCATCGTGCGCTAA
- a CDS encoding TetR/AcrR family transcriptional regulator, translated as MQAPIDTKPRWERRKDARPQELLAAALDLFVERGFASTRLEDVAKRAGVSKGTLYLYFENKQELFKAVVRDNIVHSIGEAENSMAASDSSSAELLRSMMMQWWEEFGATKLAGLTKLMLAEANNFPELAQFYNEEVVARGNALIATLLERGMQRGEFRQVDPVLVSTILSAPVTMLMMWTHSFLPCEVKNIDPVAYMDAFIDMSLRSLQVEAPGKS; from the coding sequence ATGCAAGCCCCGATTGATACCAAGCCCCGCTGGGAGCGGCGCAAGGATGCCCGCCCGCAGGAATTGCTCGCCGCCGCCCTCGACCTGTTTGTCGAACGGGGCTTCGCATCGACGCGCCTGGAGGATGTGGCCAAACGGGCCGGTGTGTCGAAAGGCACCCTGTACCTGTACTTTGAGAACAAGCAAGAGCTGTTCAAGGCCGTGGTGCGCGACAATATCGTGCATTCCATCGGCGAGGCGGAAAACAGCATGGCCGCCTCGGACAGCAGCAGCGCCGAGTTGTTGCGCAGCATGATGATGCAATGGTGGGAAGAGTTTGGCGCCACCAAGCTGGCCGGTTTGACCAAGCTGATGCTGGCTGAAGCGAACAATTTCCCGGAACTGGCGCAGTTTTACAACGAAGAGGTGGTCGCGCGCGGCAATGCGCTGATCGCCACCCTGCTCGAACGGGGCATGCAGCGCGGCGAATTCCGCCAGGTCGATCCCGTGCTGGTCAGCACCATCCTCAGCGCGCCCGTCACCATGCTGATGATGTGGACGCACTCTTTCCTGCCGTGCGAGGTAAAGAACATCGATCCCGTCGCCTATATGGATGCCTTTATCGACATGAGCTTGCGCAGTCTGCAGGTGGAGGCGCCCGGGAAAAGTTGA
- a CDS encoding DeoR/GlpR family DNA-binding transcription regulator, protein MSATLLLKQRHALIQQQLHADGRVLALDLARQLDVSEDTIRRDLREMAAAGLCQRVYGGALPLAPDGGTLTQRKQEAPERKARLAQAAVSLVRAGQVLFLDAGSTNLAIASALPELALTVITNAPAIAMALMERPEIELIMAGGRVDRRAGASLGPQALRTVERMHPDLCFLGACGADADAGVTAFNYDEAEFKRSIAGASKAVVVAVTSDKLGTAAPFGVLATGLLQHLVLEADADAAHVAAFERLGVQVLRARA, encoded by the coding sequence ATGTCCGCCACCCTGCTCCTTAAACAACGCCACGCGCTGATCCAGCAACAATTGCATGCCGACGGCAGGGTGCTGGCGCTCGATCTGGCGCGCCAGCTCGACGTGTCCGAAGATACGATACGGCGCGATCTGCGCGAGATGGCGGCGGCCGGCCTGTGCCAGCGCGTGTACGGCGGCGCCCTGCCGCTGGCGCCCGACGGCGGTACCTTGACGCAGCGCAAACAGGAAGCGCCGGAACGCAAGGCGCGCCTGGCGCAGGCCGCCGTCTCGCTCGTGCGCGCGGGCCAGGTGCTGTTTCTCGATGCGGGCTCGACTAACCTGGCCATCGCCAGCGCCTTGCCAGAGTTGGCGCTCACTGTCATCACCAACGCACCAGCCATTGCCATGGCGCTCATGGAACGCCCGGAAATCGAGCTGATCATGGCTGGCGGCCGGGTCGACCGCCGCGCCGGCGCCAGCCTGGGTCCGCAAGCCTTGCGCACCGTCGAGCGCATGCATCCCGACCTGTGTTTCCTCGGCGCTTGCGGCGCCGATGCGGACGCGGGCGTGACGGCCTTCAACTACGATGAAGCCGAGTTCAAGCGCAGCATCGCCGGCGCCAGCAAGGCGGTGGTGGTGGCCGTCACCAGCGACAAGCTGGGCACGGCCGCACCGTTCGGCGTGCTGGCCACGGGCTTGCTGCAGCACCTGGTGCTGGAAGCCGATGCCGACGCCGCCCACGTGGCCGCCTTTGAACGGCTGGGCGTGCAAGTGCTGCGCGCCCGCGCCTGA
- a CDS encoding PQQ-dependent sugar dehydrogenase, with translation MHRYVCSFLLAAACGASVAHAQAPAMPAGFGPQPALPAPDKQLIPTVNVAPVQRWTAAQRPVAAAGLAIHAYARDLDHPRWLYVLPNGDVLVAETNAPPKPDDNKGIKGAIMQMQMKKAGAATPSANRITLLRGIDSKGMAQTRSVFLQGLHSPFGMALVGNDLYVANADALLRFPYKTGQTAITAPGVKVIDLPGGPINHHWTKNVVASADGKFLYVAVGSNSNVGENGMAAEDGRAAIWQVTRATGKARVYATGLRNPVGLAWQPKTGALWTAVNERDELGNDLVPDYMTSVKDGAFYGWPYSYFGQHVDARVQPPRPELVATAIAPDYALGAHTASLGLAFYDGVLLPERYRGGAFIGQHGSWNRKPFSGYKVIYVPFANGVPSGPPHDVVSGFLDGNGKAQGRPVGVAVDKAGALLVADDVGNVIWRVTPAP, from the coding sequence ATGCACCGTTACGTCTGTTCATTCTTGCTGGCCGCTGCCTGCGGCGCATCTGTCGCCCACGCCCAGGCGCCCGCCATGCCCGCGGGCTTTGGTCCGCAGCCCGCCCTGCCCGCACCGGACAAGCAACTGATTCCCACCGTCAACGTGGCACCCGTGCAGCGCTGGACGGCCGCGCAGCGCCCCGTGGCCGCGGCCGGCCTGGCCATACACGCGTATGCGCGCGACCTCGACCATCCGCGCTGGCTGTACGTGCTGCCGAATGGCGACGTGCTCGTGGCGGAAACGAATGCCCCGCCGAAGCCCGACGATAACAAGGGCATCAAGGGCGCCATCATGCAGATGCAAATGAAAAAGGCGGGCGCCGCCACGCCCAGCGCCAACCGTATCACTTTGCTGCGCGGCATCGATAGCAAGGGCATGGCGCAAACGCGCAGCGTGTTCCTGCAAGGCTTGCACTCGCCATTTGGCATGGCCCTGGTGGGTAACGATCTGTACGTCGCCAACGCCGATGCGCTGCTGCGCTTCCCATACAAAACTGGACAGACGGCCATCACGGCGCCTGGCGTCAAGGTGATCGATCTGCCGGGCGGCCCCATCAATCACCACTGGACCAAGAACGTCGTCGCCAGCGCCGATGGCAAATTTCTCTATGTTGCCGTCGGCTCGAACAGCAATGTGGGCGAGAACGGCATGGCGGCCGAAGATGGCCGCGCCGCTATCTGGCAAGTCACGCGCGCGACGGGCAAGGCACGCGTGTATGCGACGGGTTTGCGCAACCCTGTCGGCCTGGCCTGGCAACCCAAGACGGGCGCCCTCTGGACGGCCGTCAATGAACGCGACGAGCTGGGCAACGACCTGGTGCCCGACTACATGACGTCCGTCAAGGACGGCGCTTTCTATGGCTGGCCCTACAGTTATTTCGGCCAGCACGTCGATGCGCGGGTCCAGCCGCCGCGCCCCGAACTGGTGGCCACCGCCATCGCGCCGGACTACGCGCTCGGTGCGCACACGGCCTCGCTGGGCCTGGCGTTTTATGACGGCGTCTTGCTGCCCGAACGCTACCGGGGCGGCGCCTTCATCGGCCAGCATGGTTCATGGAACCGCAAGCCCTTCAGCGGCTATAAAGTCATTTATGTGCCCTTCGCCAACGGCGTGCCCAGCGGACCGCCACACGACGTCGTCAGCGGCTTCCTGGACGGGAACGGCAAGGCGCAGGGCCGCCCCGTCGGCGTGGCCGTCGACAAGGCGGGAGCACTGCTGGTGGCGGACGACGTGGGCAATGTCATCTGGCGCGTGACGCCGGCGCCGTGA
- the gloA gene encoding lactoylglutathione lyase yields the protein MRILHTMLRVGDLQRSIDFYTKVLGMTLLRTSDNPEYQYTLAFVGYGSNPDHAELELTYNYGTTSYELGTAYGHIAISADDIVAACDAARANGGNVTREPGPVKGGNTVIAFITDPDGYKIELIERKFDGQGGGL from the coding sequence ATGCGTATTTTGCACACCATGTTACGGGTCGGCGACCTGCAGCGCTCCATCGATTTTTACACCAAGGTCCTGGGCATGACGCTGCTGCGCACCAGTGACAATCCGGAATACCAGTACACGCTGGCCTTCGTCGGCTATGGTTCGAACCCCGACCACGCGGAACTGGAACTGACGTATAACTATGGCACCACCAGCTACGAGCTGGGCACGGCGTACGGCCACATCGCCATCTCGGCCGACGACATCGTCGCCGCGTGCGACGCGGCACGCGCAAATGGCGGCAACGTCACGCGCGAACCGGGTCCCGTGAAAGGCGGCAACACGGTCATCGCCTTTATCACCGATCCGGACGGCTACAAGATCGAATTGATCGAGCGCAAGTTCGACGGCCAGGGCGGCGGCCTGTAA
- a CDS encoding protein-L-isoaspartate O-methyltransferase family protein: MNIEQARFNMIEQQIRPWDVLDIDVLELLNVVKREDFVPAAYKNLAFVDTEIPLGGGECMLTPKLEARILQDVAVKKHENVLEIGTGSGYMAALLAHKARHVTSVEIVPQLKTLAEQTLAANGVTNVTVELGDGAQGWSKGAPYDVIVVSGALAVLPEALLQQVKVGGRILAIIGEAPIMSAHLITRSSDKAYDTRKLFETNVTPLQAVAPSHFQF, from the coding sequence ATGAATATCGAACAAGCCCGCTTCAATATGATCGAACAGCAGATCCGTCCATGGGACGTACTGGATATCGACGTATTGGAGCTGTTGAACGTGGTCAAGCGTGAAGATTTCGTGCCGGCCGCCTATAAAAACCTGGCCTTCGTCGATACCGAAATTCCACTGGGCGGCGGCGAATGCATGTTGACGCCGAAGCTGGAAGCGCGCATTTTGCAAGACGTAGCCGTCAAAAAGCATGAAAATGTGCTGGAAATCGGCACCGGCAGCGGCTACATGGCCGCTTTGCTGGCGCACAAGGCGCGTCATGTGACGAGCGTGGAAATCGTTCCCCAATTGAAAACCCTGGCCGAGCAGACCCTGGCCGCCAACGGCGTGACGAACGTCACCGTGGAACTGGGCGACGGCGCCCAGGGCTGGAGCAAGGGCGCACCGTATGACGTGATCGTCGTGTCCGGCGCCCTGGCCGTGTTGCCGGAAGCACTGTTGCAACAAGTGAAAGTCGGCGGCCGCATCCTGGCCATCATCGGCGAAGCGCCGATCATGTCGGCGCACCTGATTACGCGCAGCTCGGACAAGGCTTACGACACGCGCAAGCTGTTTGAAACCAATGTCACGCCGCTGCAAGCCGTGGCACCGTCGCATTTCCAGTTCTGA
- a CDS encoding rhodanese-like domain-containing protein — protein sequence MEHLSAPQLAAWLADPSRPRPLLLDVREQWEFDLCHLDGATLMQMNSIPARIDDLDEDAEIVCICHHGMRSMQVAAFLERNGFGKISNLTGGVHAWALQVDSAMPTY from the coding sequence ATGGAGCATTTGAGTGCACCGCAGCTGGCCGCCTGGCTGGCTGACCCTTCCCGCCCGCGTCCGCTGTTGCTGGATGTGCGGGAACAGTGGGAGTTCGACCTGTGCCACCTCGACGGGGCCACCCTGATGCAGATGAATTCGATTCCTGCGCGCATCGATGACCTCGATGAAGACGCCGAGATCGTTTGCATCTGCCATCACGGCATGCGCAGCATGCAAGTGGCGGCCTTCCTGGAGCGCAATGGTTTTGGCAAGATCAGTAATTTGACGGGCGGCGTGCATGCCTGGGCGCTGCAAGTCGACAGCGCGATGCCTACATACTAA
- a CDS encoding DMT family transporter, whose product MHGWITVFAPLAMLAGAVVPFQAGANAALGRNLGHPLWATLASLAVSAVLASLVMLVWRVPAPDVGLAMRGPGWSWLGGAAGVFYITAALMLAPRMGSGPFMAAVIGGQMLAALAIDRYGLLDFAVKHISPLHWAGAGLVVAGVVLTQFANSRAV is encoded by the coding sequence ATGCATGGATGGATTACCGTATTTGCCCCGCTGGCCATGCTGGCCGGCGCCGTCGTCCCCTTCCAGGCGGGCGCGAACGCCGCACTGGGCCGCAACCTTGGCCACCCGTTGTGGGCCACCCTCGCCTCGCTGGCCGTCAGCGCCGTGCTCGCCTCGCTCGTGATGCTCGTCTGGCGGGTACCGGCGCCCGACGTCGGTCTCGCCATGCGGGGACCGGGCTGGTCCTGGCTGGGCGGCGCGGCTGGCGTGTTTTACATTACGGCCGCGCTGATGCTGGCGCCGCGCATGGGTTCCGGCCCCTTCATGGCGGCCGTCATCGGCGGGCAAATGCTGGCCGCGCTGGCCATCGACCGCTACGGCTTGCTGGACTTTGCCGTCAAACATATTTCTCCGCTGCACTGGGCCGGCGCGGGGCTGGTGGTGGCCGGTGTCGTGCTGACCCAATTCGCCAACAGCCGCGCCGTGTAA
- a CDS encoding TolC family outer membrane protein, translating to MRKPLIAVLMTSAFVSMTCSLQAQAADLIQVYQQALANDAQYASARAALSAGMERVPQGLAGLLPQISASGSNTRGNQEQIVQNNGGNKITSPSVNVRTNSYNLTLAQPLFRWDRWETYQQSKLAQAIAEAQFAQVQQDLITRVAQAYFDVLSAQDNLGATQAQKVATTEQLASAKRNFEVGTQTITDTHEAQAAYDLVVAQEFAAINDLANKRSALQTIIGEAPTSLAPMRTGVVISAPEPAAVEPWVSSAEEQNYGVVTAQFNVESAKRDIGRNRAGHYPTLDLIANTGHSYSSGGGNGNGNNNNAIGVQWSIPIFSGFAVTSKVRESIALENKARNDLETARRTASQGARQAFLGVNSGLAQVKALEAAEVSSKSALESNQLGYQVGVRINIDVLNAQKQLFSTQKDLSKARYDTIMNGLRLKAAAGTLKETDLMPVNALLDK from the coding sequence ATGCGGAAACCCCTTATCGCCGTGCTGATGACCAGCGCCTTTGTCTCGATGACATGCTCGCTGCAAGCGCAGGCGGCCGATCTCATCCAGGTGTACCAGCAGGCGCTGGCCAATGACGCGCAGTATGCGAGCGCGCGCGCGGCCCTGTCGGCCGGGATGGAGCGGGTTCCGCAGGGGCTGGCAGGCTTGCTGCCGCAAATCTCCGCCTCGGGCAGCAATACGCGCGGCAATCAGGAGCAAATCGTCCAGAACAATGGCGGCAACAAGATCACTTCGCCATCCGTCAACGTGCGCACGAATAGCTACAACCTGACCCTGGCGCAACCGCTGTTCCGCTGGGACCGTTGGGAAACCTATCAGCAAAGCAAGCTGGCGCAAGCGATTGCGGAAGCGCAATTTGCGCAAGTGCAGCAAGACCTGATCACCCGCGTGGCGCAAGCGTATTTCGACGTGCTAAGCGCGCAGGACAACCTGGGCGCCACGCAGGCGCAAAAGGTCGCCACGACGGAGCAGCTGGCATCGGCCAAGCGCAACTTCGAAGTGGGCACGCAAACGATTACCGACACGCACGAAGCGCAAGCGGCGTACGACCTGGTGGTGGCGCAGGAATTTGCCGCCATCAATGACCTGGCCAACAAGCGCAGCGCCTTGCAAACCATCATCGGCGAAGCGCCAACGTCGCTGGCGCCGATGCGCACGGGCGTCGTCATCAGCGCGCCGGAACCGGCTGCCGTCGAGCCGTGGGTATCGTCCGCCGAAGAGCAGAACTACGGCGTCGTCACGGCCCAGTTCAATGTGGAATCGGCCAAGCGCGACATCGGCCGCAACCGCGCCGGCCACTACCCGACCCTGGACCTGATCGCCAACACGGGCCATAGCTACAGTTCCGGTGGCGGCAATGGCAACGGCAACAACAACAACGCCATCGGCGTGCAGTGGAGCATCCCGATCTTCAGCGGCTTTGCCGTCACCAGCAAGGTGCGTGAATCGATCGCGCTGGAAAACAAGGCCCGCAACGACCTGGAAACGGCACGCCGCACGGCCTCGCAAGGCGCGCGCCAGGCATTCCTCGGCGTCAACAGCGGCCTGGCGCAAGTCAAGGCGCTGGAAGCGGCGGAAGTGTCGAGCAAGTCGGCGCTGGAGTCGAACCAGCTCGGCTATCAAGTGGGCGTGCGCATCAATATCGACGTCTTGAATGCGCAGAAACAATTGTTCTCCACGCAAAAAGACCTGTCGAAAGCCCGCTACGACACCATCATGAACGGCTTGCGCCTGAAGGCGGCGGCCGGCACCCTGAAGGAAACGGACTTGATGCCCGTCAACGCCTTGCTCGACAAGTAA
- a CDS encoding OsmC family protein yields the protein MKKTGSAVWSGGLKDGKGFISTQSGALDNVAYGFNTRFEDGPGSNPEELIGAAHAACFTMALSGQLGEAGLRATALKTTADVSLEKIDGSYAITAVHLTLVATIPGATDEAFQDAALRAKLGCPVSKLLATEITLDAHLE from the coding sequence ATGAAAAAAACAGGATCAGCCGTCTGGAGTGGCGGCCTTAAAGATGGCAAAGGGTTTATTTCCACCCAAAGCGGTGCGCTCGACAATGTAGCCTATGGTTTTAATACGCGCTTCGAAGACGGTCCCGGCAGCAATCCGGAAGAACTGATCGGCGCGGCCCATGCGGCCTGCTTCACCATGGCCCTGTCCGGCCAGCTGGGCGAGGCGGGCTTGCGCGCCACGGCCCTGAAAACCACGGCCGACGTCAGCCTGGAAAAAATCGATGGCAGCTATGCCATCACGGCCGTGCACCTGACCCTGGTGGCCACCATTCCCGGCGCCACCGACGAAGCGTTCCAGGACGCGGCCCTGCGCGCCAAGCTCGGCTGTCCAGTATCGAAGTTGCTGGCGACGGAAATCACCCTGGACGCCCATCTGGAGTAA
- a CDS encoding YkgJ family cysteine cluster protein: MSPSATLACRPSCGACCTAPSITSPIPGMPDGKPAGVRCIQLADDNRCKIFGQPQRPAFCGGLQPSAEMCGDSREHAVHWLAELERLTAP; the protein is encoded by the coding sequence ATGTCACCATCCGCCACCCTGGCATGCCGTCCCTCGTGCGGCGCCTGCTGCACCGCACCGTCCATCACCAGCCCGATTCCCGGCATGCCGGATGGAAAACCGGCGGGCGTGCGCTGCATACAGCTGGCTGACGACAACCGCTGCAAGATCTTTGGCCAGCCGCAGCGGCCCGCCTTTTGCGGCGGCTTGCAGCCATCGGCAGAGATGTGCGGCGACAGCCGCGAACACGCGGTGCACTGGCTGGCCGAGCTGGAACGGCTGACGGCGCCCTGA